A genomic stretch from Spongiibacter nanhainus includes:
- a CDS encoding DUF368 domain-containing protein — protein MASNKYYAGIVARGVAMGAADVVPGVSGGTIAFITGIYDTLIDSLKAFGPSALQILWKEGPGPAWRYVNGSFLLALFSGIALSILTLANAIDYALTHHPVLLSAFFFGLILASAVLIYRQIPAADRGIVMVVPGVVFALAVSLIRPGELPVNYLTVFCSGAVAICAMILPGISGSFILLILGMYGPVIAAIKNLEFATLAVFALGCGTGLMLFVRLLSWLLHRHRHGLLQFLTGLLLGSLAIIWPWKAETPVIQGVNWYNVWPWHYQGSFSADLPLAILLALVGVAIIWLIERAALER, from the coding sequence ATGGCGAGCAATAAGTATTACGCCGGTATCGTCGCGCGCGGTGTGGCCATGGGCGCCGCCGATGTGGTGCCCGGTGTGTCTGGTGGGACGATCGCTTTTATCACCGGTATTTACGATACCCTGATCGACAGTCTAAAGGCCTTTGGCCCCAGTGCGTTGCAGATACTGTGGAAAGAGGGACCAGGGCCGGCCTGGCGCTACGTTAACGGTAGCTTTTTGCTGGCGCTGTTTAGCGGTATAGCACTGAGTATCCTGACACTGGCCAATGCCATCGATTACGCCTTGACCCATCACCCCGTGCTGCTGTCGGCGTTTTTCTTTGGCTTGATATTGGCATCAGCCGTATTGATTTACCGGCAGATTCCCGCGGCTGATCGCGGCATCGTTATGGTGGTGCCCGGCGTTGTCTTCGCTTTGGCGGTGTCGCTGATTCGCCCGGGCGAACTGCCGGTGAATTACCTCACTGTATTCTGTTCTGGTGCGGTGGCAATTTGCGCCATGATTCTACCCGGGATATCCGGCAGCTTTATCCTGCTTATACTGGGTATGTATGGCCCGGTGATTGCCGCTATCAAAAACCTGGAGTTCGCCACCCTGGCGGTCTTTGCCCTGGGCTGCGGCACCGGGCTTATGTTGTTTGTGCGGCTGCTGTCCTGGCTGTTGCATCGCCATCGCCACGGTTTACTGCAATTTCTGACTGGTCTGCTGCTGGGCTCACTGGCCATTATCTGGCCCTGGAAGGCAGAGACACCGGTAATCCAAGGTGTTAATTGGTACAACGTCTGGCCCTGGCACTACCAGGGGAGTTTCAGCGCCGATCTGCCACTGGCGATACTACTGGCCCTTGTGGGGGTGGCGATAATTTGGCTGATCGAGCGGGCGGCCCTTGAGCGTTGA
- a CDS encoding peptidoglycan DD-metalloendopeptidase family protein, with product MRRLAGKSIATLLLMASLSACAANTNRAPIVDRYNPSEQRPDYYVVSRGDTLFSIAFRYGLDVQGLAAANTIRAPYTIYPGQRLRLREGRVPAPRPSVSTKPIVASKPPPKAVSKSPSKPKTPPLQSAPANESWRWPAAGPVLRAFVATSQAHKGIDIKGKMGESVKASRSGTVVYAGSGLVGYGNLLILKHSERYLSAYGHNRRLLVKEGDIVKAGQVIAELGDSGTDTAKLHFEIRVDGKPVDPLRLLPRR from the coding sequence ATGCGTCGGCTGGCGGGGAAAAGTATCGCAACGCTGTTGCTGATGGCGAGCTTGTCCGCCTGCGCTGCCAACACCAACCGGGCTCCCATTGTCGATCGCTACAACCCTTCTGAACAACGCCCGGATTATTACGTGGTGAGCCGCGGTGATACCTTGTTCTCCATTGCCTTCCGCTACGGTCTCGATGTTCAAGGGCTTGCCGCGGCCAATACTATTCGTGCGCCCTATACGATTTACCCGGGTCAGCGCTTGCGCTTGCGGGAAGGTCGCGTTCCTGCGCCGCGCCCCAGTGTAAGTACTAAGCCCATTGTTGCCTCGAAGCCGCCACCAAAGGCTGTCAGTAAGAGTCCAAGCAAACCAAAAACCCCACCCCTTCAATCAGCACCCGCTAATGAAAGTTGGCGCTGGCCCGCCGCTGGCCCGGTGCTGAGGGCCTTTGTGGCCACCAGTCAGGCGCACAAAGGTATTGATATCAAAGGCAAAATGGGGGAGTCTGTAAAGGCGTCCCGCAGTGGCACCGTGGTGTATGCCGGCAGTGGGTTGGTGGGTTACGGTAACCTGCTCATACTGAAACACTCCGAGCGTTACCTCAGTGCCTACGGGCACAACCGACGTTTATTGGTAAAAGAAGGAGATATCGTCAAAGCGGGCCAAGTCATTGCCGAGTTGGGAGACAGTGGCACAGACACGGCCAAGCTACATTTTGAAATTCGTGTAGATGGAAAACCGGTTGATCCTTTGCGGCTGCTACCCCGTAGATAA
- the rpoS gene encoding RNA polymerase sigma factor RpoS, producing the protein MRVFETRTESSAIPDSLDFNDEGKSRQRDSRRDSASRGELDATQLYLNEIGFSPLLTPEQEKHYARLARKGDAAGRKRMIESNLRLVVKIARRYLNRGLTLLDLIEEGNLGLIRAVEKFDPEKGFRFSTYATWWIRQTIERAIMNQSRTIRLPIHVVKELNSYLRAERELSQKLDHLPSPEEMANALDRPVDEAKRLCRLKERVGSVDVPVGRDSGQLLLDTIADHQASNPSDILQDQDLSQCLDTWLDELTDKQQDVVVRRFGLRGHDPATLENVGQVIGLTRERVRQIQVEALNSLRKILEKNGLNATSLFASEGAEI; encoded by the coding sequence ATGCGGGTATTTGAAACACGGACGGAAAGTTCGGCTATTCCCGATAGCCTGGACTTTAATGACGAAGGCAAGAGCCGCCAGCGCGACAGCCGTCGCGATAGCGCCAGCCGGGGGGAATTGGACGCCACCCAACTGTATTTAAACGAAATTGGTTTTTCGCCACTGCTCACACCCGAGCAGGAAAAGCACTACGCCCGACTTGCCAGAAAAGGTGATGCCGCCGGTCGCAAACGAATGATCGAGAGCAACCTGCGTTTGGTGGTCAAAATCGCCCGCCGCTATCTGAACCGCGGCCTCACCCTGTTGGATTTAATTGAAGAGGGTAACCTCGGTTTAATCCGCGCAGTAGAAAAATTCGACCCCGAGAAGGGCTTTCGGTTTTCCACTTACGCCACTTGGTGGATTCGGCAAACCATTGAGCGGGCCATCATGAATCAGTCCCGCACCATCCGCCTTCCTATCCATGTTGTTAAAGAACTTAACTCCTATCTGCGTGCCGAGCGGGAGCTTAGCCAGAAGTTGGATCATTTGCCCTCTCCAGAAGAGATGGCAAATGCCTTGGACAGACCAGTGGATGAGGCCAAACGGCTGTGTCGCCTGAAGGAGCGAGTCGGTTCGGTGGATGTGCCGGTGGGGCGGGACAGTGGCCAGTTGTTGCTGGATACCATTGCCGACCATCAGGCCTCTAATCCCAGCGATATTTTGCAGGATCAGGACCTATCCCAATGTTTAGACACCTGGCTGGATGAGTTGACCGATAAACAGCAGGACGTGGTAGTGAGGCGGTTTGGGCTTCGTGGCCACGATCCTGCCACTCTGGAGAATGTCGGCCAGGTGATTGGACTGACTCGGGAACGGGTTAGGCAAATACAGGTCGAGGCACTCAATTCGCTGCGGAAAATTCTTGAAAAGAACGGTTTGAACGCTACATCGCTGTTTGCCAGCGAGGGGGCTGAAATTTAG
- the fdxA gene encoding ferredoxin FdxA: MTFVVGENCIKCKHTDCVEVCPVDCFYEGPNFLVIHPDECIDCALCEPECPAEAIFSEDELPEDQQVFLELNAELAEVWPNITEMKDAPADAEEWNGVPNKLQHLER; this comes from the coding sequence ATGACGTTTGTCGTAGGCGAAAACTGCATTAAATGCAAACACACCGACTGTGTGGAGGTTTGCCCGGTCGATTGTTTCTACGAAGGCCCCAACTTTTTGGTGATTCACCCCGATGAGTGCATCGACTGTGCACTGTGTGAGCCTGAGTGCCCCGCCGAGGCCATCTTCTCAGAAGACGAGCTGCCCGAAGATCAGCAGGTTTTCCTGGAACTCAACGCCGAACTGGCTGAGGTGTGGCCCAATATCACTGAAATGAAGGACGCTCCCGCGGATGCCGAAGAATGGAACGGCGTACCCAACAAGTTGCAGCACCTCGAGCGCTAG
- the mutS gene encoding DNA mismatch repair protein MutS, with translation MTKSTNASAQHTPMMQQFMKIKADHPNELLFYRMGDFYELFFNDAKRAASLLDITLTARGKSGGEPIPMCGVPFHSVEGYLAKLVKLGVSVAICEQIGDPATSKGPVERKVTRIVTPGTLSDEALLDERRDTLLVAACQQDQRYGLAVLDMSSGRFSVFEVDSEGELLSELQRLRPAELLLAEDLVSETLPDLPGLRRLPPWEYDSDNAQRLLCAHFGVQDLQGFGCQHLRLATAAAGCLLNYVKDTQRSELPHIRQLSVELRDQAVAMDAATRRNLELDINLAGGTDNTLASVLDRCQTAMGSRLFKRWLHRPLRDRNVLEARLASVAALKDDYHFEGIQNVLKQIGDLERILSRVALRSARPRDLSRLQSSLAVLPQLQSLLTSLDVPHLATLSSDIAEFPETASLLERAIIDNPPMVMRDGGVIAEGYDSELDELRSLSSDAGDFLLQVEQREREQTGLSSLKVGYNRVHGYYIEISRVQAQQAPVEYIRRQTLKNAERFITPELKEFEDKALSSKSRALAREKMLYEALLDALNQQLGELQLSARALCELDVLCNLAERAEQLDFCAPEFSDTSELTIDQGRHPVVESVLDDPFIANDLRLDTARRTLIITGPNMGGKSTYMRQTALIVLLAHIGSFVPARQVKLGLVDQIFTRIGSSDDLAGGRSTFMVEMTETANILHNATENSLILMDEIGRGTSTFDGLALAWASAIQLADRVGALTLFATHYFELTVLPEQYPGAANVHLGVTEYQDHIVFLHRVEEGPANRSYGLQVAKLAGIPDRVLAAAKQKLHELENQAIGSAVDAPHPQADLFAAPPPSPQPASPDPLAERLGDIDPDELSPRDAHTLLYELKALAQKDHG, from the coding sequence ATGACCAAAAGCACCAATGCCTCGGCCCAACACACGCCGATGATGCAGCAGTTTATGAAGATCAAGGCAGATCACCCCAACGAGCTGCTTTTCTACCGTATGGGGGATTTTTACGAACTGTTCTTTAACGACGCCAAACGGGCGGCGTCCTTGTTGGATATCACCCTCACTGCCCGGGGCAAATCTGGCGGCGAACCCATCCCCATGTGTGGGGTGCCCTTCCATTCAGTGGAGGGCTACCTAGCCAAACTGGTCAAGTTAGGCGTCTCGGTCGCGATTTGCGAGCAAATCGGCGACCCCGCCACCAGCAAGGGACCGGTAGAGCGCAAGGTCACCCGCATTGTCACCCCCGGCACCCTCAGCGATGAGGCCCTACTGGATGAGCGCCGGGACACCCTGCTGGTCGCGGCCTGCCAGCAGGACCAACGCTACGGCCTGGCGGTATTGGATATGAGCAGCGGCCGCTTCAGCGTATTTGAGGTAGACAGCGAAGGCGAGTTACTTAGCGAGTTACAGCGGCTGCGCCCGGCGGAATTACTGCTTGCCGAGGACCTGGTCAGCGAGACCCTCCCCGACTTACCCGGCCTGCGCCGCCTGCCGCCCTGGGAATACGACAGCGACAACGCCCAGCGGCTGCTGTGCGCGCACTTTGGCGTACAGGATTTGCAAGGGTTTGGCTGCCAGCACCTGCGACTGGCCACGGCGGCCGCGGGTTGCCTGCTTAACTACGTCAAAGATACCCAGCGCAGCGAGCTGCCCCATATCCGTCAGCTGAGCGTGGAATTGCGAGACCAGGCTGTCGCCATGGACGCCGCCACCCGCCGCAATCTGGAGCTGGACATCAACCTGGCCGGGGGCACCGACAACACCCTGGCCTCGGTCCTCGACCGCTGCCAGACGGCCATGGGCAGCCGGCTGTTTAAGCGCTGGCTGCACCGGCCACTGCGGGACCGCAACGTTCTGGAAGCACGCCTGGCCAGCGTCGCCGCACTGAAAGATGACTATCACTTCGAGGGTATCCAGAACGTCCTTAAGCAAATTGGCGACCTGGAGCGTATCCTATCCCGGGTAGCGCTGCGCTCTGCCCGCCCACGGGATTTGTCGCGTCTGCAGTCCTCGCTGGCTGTGTTGCCCCAGCTACAATCTCTACTCACAAGCCTGGACGTGCCACACCTGGCGACCCTGTCCAGCGATATCGCCGAATTCCCCGAGACAGCGTCGCTGCTGGAGCGGGCCATTATCGACAATCCTCCGATGGTGATGCGGGACGGCGGTGTGATCGCCGAGGGCTACGACAGCGAGCTGGACGAGCTGCGCAGCCTAAGCAGCGATGCCGGCGACTTCCTATTGCAGGTGGAGCAGCGGGAGCGGGAACAGACCGGACTTTCCAGTCTCAAGGTCGGTTACAACCGGGTCCACGGTTACTATATTGAGATCAGCCGGGTTCAGGCCCAGCAGGCGCCGGTGGAGTACATACGCCGGCAAACCCTGAAAAATGCCGAGCGTTTTATCACTCCCGAGCTGAAGGAATTCGAAGACAAGGCGTTGAGCAGTAAAAGCCGCGCGCTGGCCCGGGAGAAAATGCTCTATGAAGCGCTGCTGGATGCCCTCAACCAGCAACTGGGCGAACTGCAACTCAGCGCCCGAGCGCTGTGCGAGCTGGACGTGCTCTGCAACCTGGCCGAGCGCGCCGAGCAGCTGGATTTTTGCGCGCCGGAATTCAGCGATACCTCCGAGCTCACTATCGACCAGGGCCGCCACCCGGTGGTTGAGAGTGTCCTGGACGATCCCTTTATCGCCAACGATCTAAGGCTAGATACCGCCCGCCGAACCCTGATTATCACCGGCCCCAATATGGGGGGTAAATCGACCTATATGCGCCAGACCGCGCTGATTGTGCTGCTGGCCCATATCGGCAGCTTTGTCCCCGCCAGGCAGGTGAAACTGGGTCTGGTAGATCAGATATTTACCCGTATTGGCTCCTCTGACGATCTGGCCGGCGGCCGCTCCACCTTTATGGTGGAAATGACCGAGACCGCCAACATCCTCCACAATGCTACCGAGAACAGCCTGATATTAATGGATGAAATAGGCCGGGGGACCAGCACCTTTGACGGCCTGGCGCTGGCCTGGGCCAGCGCCATTCAGCTGGCCGACCGAGTCGGCGCCCTGACGCTGTTCGCCACTCACTACTTTGAACTGACCGTGCTACCGGAGCAATACCCCGGCGCCGCCAACGTGCACCTCGGTGTCACCGAGTATCAGGACCACATCGTCTTTCTACACCGGGTTGAGGAAGGCCCTGCCAATCGCAGCTACGGACTGCAAGTGGCAAAATTAGCAGGCATTCCCGACCGGGTGCTGGCCGCCGCCAAACAAAAGCTTCACGAGCTTGAAAACCAGGCCATCGGCTCGGCAGTGGACGCACCCCACCCCCAGGCCGACCTGTTTGCGGCGCCGCCACCGAGTCCACAACCGGCAAGCCCAGATCCGCTGGCGGAGCGTCTCGGCGATATCGACCCCGACGAGCTCAGCCCCCGGGATGCCCATACCCTGCTCTATGAGCTCAAGGCACTCGCCCAAAAAGATCATGGATAA